The nucleotide sequence CCTGCCGCACACCGCTCACAAGCGGCGTGCGGCAGGCCGACTCAGCGACAACGTCGTGGGTGGCCCACAACCGCCTGAAATCCTCGCTCTTTACGGCGAGTTCGCCCACCAGCGCGGACAGCCGGGGGTCGTCCGGATGAAAGGCGGCACCCCCGCCAGCATGGAACGCGCCGGCCAACTCGGCTTCCCCATGACGCTGGACCTGATCGGTGGGGACATCCGCCGCGCCCGCGCGCCCGCCGAGAACTACGGCGCCGCCGGCGCCGGAGTCGGCCACCCCGCCGCCCGCTCAAGCCCGCCGTCTCCACTCACTTCTACGTCGGCAGAACCCTCGGGGTCGGTGTTCGCCAGGACCGGCCGTCGGGGCGGGCGCTGTTCCATCACGGTGTGGGCGGTAGCGGTGAGGTGGGATACGGCCGACCGTGTGTCCGGGAGCCAGGCCAGCACGAGCTGGGTGGTCGGGTATCCGTAGACGGGCACTGGCCGTACGGACTTGCCGAGCCGGTCGCTGACGCTGTCGCCGACGACGACCACGAGCCGGCCGAGCGCGACGCGGTCGACCATGGTGTCCAGCGCCTCGTTGGGCAGTTGCGCCTCGTAGCCCGGCAGCGCCTCCACCTCGGTGAGGGTCAGAAACGGGCGGTCGGCCAGGGGGTGGCCCGCCGGGAGCAGGACGACCGGCCACTCCGGGCCGAGCTCCATCAGTTCGAGACCGGGGACGGCGACCGACTGGCACATGAGGGCGACGTCGGCGGTGCCGTCCCGAAGGGCGCCGATCTCGTCGTAGGTGAAAACAACGTCGGTGAGCACGCCGTCCGGGCCCTGTGCGCCGGCGGCGAGCAGGGCGGGCAGGACGCCGGGGGCGGCGGCGGGCCGTGCCGCGATGGTGACCCGCTGCGGCTCGACGGCTTTGCGCGCCTTGCGTACGGCGGCGTCCAGCGCCGCCAGGATCGTGCGGCACTCGGCCAGGAAGACCTCGCCCGCGGCCGTCAGCGTCACCTGCCGTGTCGTGCGTGCCAGCAGCGGGACGCCCACGCGCCGCTCCAGCTGGGCGATGGCGCGGGACAGGGGCGGCTGGGTGATACCGAGGCGTTCCGCGGCCTGGCCGAAGTGCAGCGTCTCGGCCACGGTCACGAAATAGACGAGTTCCCGGGTCTCCAGTTGATTCATGCTTCCAAGGTATTACCTGTTGCCCAGACAGTCATTGCTCCGCCGTTCGCTCCCTGGTCAGCTTGGTCGTGCGCCCCCGGACCCCGGCCGGATGAGGTGCTCAGGCCGTGCCGAACCGCACGCATCACGAGAGGCAGAGCTGTGAAGGCTGTTCAGTACCAGAACTACGGTGGACCCGAGATCCTTGACGTCGTCGATGTTCCGGATCCGAAGATGTTCGCCGATCTCGTTCTGGTGAGAATCGAGGCAGCGGCGCTCAACCCGGCGGACCTGGCGTTCCAGGCCGGATACGCGGACCCTGTCGTGGACTCCCTCTTCCCGGTGACGCCCGGGTGGGACCTGGCCGGGGTCATCGAGCAGACCGGACCCGGGACGACGGGATTCCGGCCGGGCGACGAGGTGATCGGCTTCGTCCGCGACAAGGCCATGCACTACGGCACCTACGCCGAGAAGATCTCCGCCGAACCGCGCCAGCTCGTCCGCAAGCCGAGGAACCTGAGCTGGGCCCAGGCCGCCGGACTGCCGGTCGCCGGGCTCACCGCCTACCAGGCCATCGTGCACAGCCTCCAGGTGACCGCCGGCGACACCGTCCTGGTCCACGGCGCGGCCGGCGGTGTCGGACACCTCGCCGTACAGATAGCCGTCGCGCGGGGCGCACGCGTGATCGGGACAGGCTCCGAGGCCGGCCATGCCTTCATCGAGTCCCTCGGCGCGACACCGGTGCGTTACGGCGACGAGCTCGTCGAGCAGGTGCGCAAGATCGCCCCGGACGGGGTCGACGCGGTCCTCGACACCGCCGGACGCGGCTCCCTGTCCACAACCCGGGAAGTCGCCGCCCTCGGGGCGCGGGTCGCCTCCATCACGCAGTCCGCCGCCGAGTACGCCGGGGCCATCGACGTCTACCTCCACCTCGACGGCGACGACCTGACCCGGCTGGTGGAGCTCGCCGAGGAGGGCAGGCTCACCGTCCACGTCGACCGGACGTTCCCCCTCGACCAGGCAGCACAGGCCCAGCAGCAGCTGGCCGGCGGTCACACCCGAGGGAAGATCATCCTCGAAATCCGCACGGAGGTATGAGAAACATGGACAACAATCCCGTCATCACCACGGTCACCGACATCGCCTCTTCCCCCGAGGAGGTGTGGAAGGTCCTGACCGACTTCGCCGGATACGCACGGTGGCACCCCGACCTGAGCTTCGTCGATGTGCCCGCCGAAGTCCTGCCCGGAACCGTGCTGCGTGCCCGTCTGTCGAATGGATCCGAGATCGACGGGGAGTACGACTTCACGGTCCTCCACTACGAGGCACCGCGACGGCTTGCCTGGGAGGGCGGCATCCCCGGCGTCGTCACGGGGGACCATTCCTTCCTCCTCGACCCACATGACGGTGGTACGCGCTACAAGGAATCCGAGGTTTTCACCGGCCCGGCCGCCGTGGAAACCGTGGAGCCCAACCGGGCCAAAATGGAGGAGAGCGGCGCAAGCTACGGCAGGGCTCTGAAGGAACGACTCGAAGCCGGGCACTGACAGCCCCCGCGCAGAGCACTCCCCGGACATCATCCCCGCGCACCGGAACACGTCCACGCCCTCAGACCGCGGTTGCACACGCGCCACGGTCCGAGGGCCGCCGACCGGTGCCCAAAGACACAGACCCATCACCACAAGGGAAAGCAATGAACAACACGCTCGGCATCATCGGAAGCGGCAACATCGGCGGCGCTGTCGCCCGCCTGGCCGTCAACGCGGGAATCGACGTGGTGCTCAGCAACTCACGCGGTCCCGAAACCCTGCGAGGCCTCACCGACCGCCTCGGCCCCCGGGCACGCGCAGCCACCCCGGCAGAGGCCGCCGCGGCCGGCGACTGGACGGTCGTCGCCGTCCCCTTCAGCGCCGTGCCCCACCTGCCCGTGGACGCCCTGGCCGGGAAGACCGTCATCGACACGAACAACTACTACCGCCTGCGGGACGGCGTCATAGCCGAACTGGAGACGGGCAGCCTGACGGCGGGAGAGCTGTTCCAGCGGTACGTGCCGGGGGCGCGGACGGTCAAGACGTTCAACACCATCTACTTCGAACACCTCGTCTCCCTCGCCCGCCCCCCCGGGTCCCCGGACCGCAGTGCGCTGCCCATCTCCGGCGACGGTTACGCGGCCAAGGAGTCCGTCACCGCCCTGCTCGACCGTCTCGGCTACGACACCGTCGACGCCGGCGCCTCGACCGAGAGCTGGCGCATCCAGGACGGCAGCCCCGCCTACGTCCTGCCCTACCTGTCGAACCCTCGACTGCCCTTTTTCCGCGACCCGGGAAAGCCGGCCGACGCCAAGGAGATCCGTACAGCCCTGGAACAGGCAGGATCGACACCGCGGTTCAGAACCCCTTGACGGCAGACCCAAAACGGCAACTCGGATGTCTTGGCCGCACACGCCGCGACCGGCACCGCGGTGCCCGCCAAGGACACGACGAGGTGCTGCCGGGAGAGCAGGTCGTCATTCGCGTAGCAGTGCGCCGCCGTTGATCGACCAGACCTGGCCGTTGATCCACTCCCCGTCGTCGGAGAGCAGGAACGCCACTGCTCCGGCAAGGTCGCCGGGCCGGCCGAACCGGGGGCTGGGGATGGTCATCCGCGCGAATTCCAGCGCCTGGGGGGTCAGGGCCATCTTCTCCGCGGACTCGGTCATCACGACCCCGGGCGACACGCAGTTGCACCGGATGCCCTGCTTGCCCCAGCGGGAGGCGACGTGGCGGGTGAGCGCGTTGATCCCGGCCTTGCTGGTCTGGTACGCCGCGCGTTGGTGGTCGCCCACGTGCGCGGACGCGGAAGAGGTGTTGACGATCGCTCCGCGGCCCTGTTCGAGCAGCAGGGGAAGGGCCGCGCGGCAGGTGAGCGCGAAGCCGATCAGGTTCACTTCCAGGGTGCGCCGCCATACGGCCGGGTCCATGTCCAGCAGGTCGCCGTCACGGCCCAGCACGTCCGCCGAGGCGTCGGCACCGACGTTGTAGAGCCCGTCGACTCCGCCGAGCTGGTCGACAGCGGTGTCGAACAGGGCGCGTACCGACAGCTCGTCGGCGAGGTCGAACTCGGCGGCGAGGCGTTTCGGCGGTGCCGGCGCCGATCCCGCCGGCTCCTCCGGCGATGACGATGCGTGGTCCGGTGAGTCCCCTCATGGCATGGCTTCTGTTCTTGTCGTTTTTGTTGTTCTTGTGGGGGTGGTGTGGAGTGACTGGTTCTTGAGTGGAGTGGCGTGATGGCACGCTCAGCAGGCGGCTTCTCGCGCTGTTCGCGGTCGGCCGGACTGTCCGGTGGGTTGTCGGTGGCTCTTACTCGTCGAAGGTGACGACGGCCTTCTCCGCCGCTCCTGGTGCTCGGCGAGTTCGGGAGTGACCTCGAAGATCTCCGTGGGGTAGCCCTGGGAGGCGATAAGGGTGAGTTCGCTGGGGAGCATGAGGCCGAGATCGATCTCGGCCTTCTTCTGGACGGCGAACATGACGAGCCTCGCGCCCTGCTTGGCCGAGTCGACGGTGGTCCGGAAGACTGCGGGCGCGCCTGCGGCGTCGTCGCCCGTCGGTGAGCTCCACACCGACGGCCTCGCCGTCGGCGCTGAGCACCTCGGCCACCGTGGCTTCTGTGAGCAGCCGGACGCCGTGGTCGCCGTGCAGCCGCGACAGAAACCGCCCCGCCTGCTCGCCGACGGCCCGCACCGTCGGAACCGGCTCGGTTTCCAGGAGCGTCACCTCCACGCCCAGCTTCCGCGCGCAGCCGGGCCTTCAACACCACCGCGTCGGCAAGGGTGCGCAGCGTGTGCACTGCGGCCACGTCCTCGGTGCCGGGCAGCGCGCGGGCGCACACGCCGGTCGCCACGACCAAGGCCGCGTACGGCAATCGCGTGCCGTCCGACAGAGACATCGTCCACGCGGCCACGTCCAGCCCTGTCGCTCTCACCCGCAGCCACAGGTCCAGATCCAGCGCATCGATGTCCGCCCGCGCCCGGAGTCGGTTCACTACTACGCCACGTGGATCGCGGCGGCGGGACAGGCCAGGGCCGACTCCCGCACGGCCTGGTGCTGGTCCACCCCGGGAGCCTCGGTCAGTAGCACGACCACGCCGTCCTCCTCCCGCTGGTCGAAGACGTCGGGCGCGATCAGGACGCACTGCCCGGCTGCCACGCACTTGGGTTCGTCCACGGCGAGCTTCATGGGGAGTCCTCTCTCGGCCGGATGGGCCACTTCCAAGAGGCACACTAACCAACACTCGTCGGCAAACCAACAAATGTCGGTTAGATAGTGTTCAGCCATGACCACGACCCGACAGAACCCGCCGGCAGGCGACCGGCGCGTACGTCGCACTCACGCGGCCTTGCAGGGAGCGCTGATCAAGCTCGTCGAGGAACAGGACCTGGGGCAGATCAGCGTCGCGGACGTGGCCGAACAGGCCGGCGTGAACCGCACGACCTTCTACGACCACTACCAGGACGTGCACGAACTGGCCGAGGCTGCCTGCACCTCAACGATCGACACGCTGATCGAGTCCCTCCCCGCCCTCGACCCCGCCCCCGCGGACCCGGAAGCTGACCCCGCCCGGTCGCTCGTCGCGTTCTTCGAGAATCTCGCCGAGCACGCCGGCCTCTACCGCAGCCTCCTGGGGCCACAGGGCAGTGCCCGCGTCATCGACCACATCCGTGGCCGCATCTCCGCCGCCGTCCACGTCGCCATGCGCCTGAACGCCGGCGCATCGCCGGACAGCGTCGCGCCCACCACCGACATTCCCCACGACGTGCCCGCCGTGTTCACCGCCGGCGCACTTCTCGGCGTGGCCACCGACTGGCTCCAACGCGACAGCCCCCGCACACCGACCGAGATGGCCGAACTGACCTGGCCACTCCTCGTCGCCCACCACCTCGCCGACACCCAGCACGCCAAAACGTGAGGCGGCAGCCGTAGGGTCTGACGTGGCAACGTGTGGCAACGCGTGGCCAGGCATTGAACAGCGGCGACGCTCTCGGCTGTCGGCTCGCCCCCGGACGGCAGCCATCGGCCACAGGTCGGCACCGTCACCGCCAACCGGCCCTCCCGCCACGGTGGCACCTCGCACCGGCGTACCCTCCGGTCGGCGGCCGTACGCGCCGGCTGACTGTCGACCATGCAGGTCAGCACCCGCATAGGTGTCGAGCACCGGCTTGGTCTGTTGGCAGAAGCGGCGCTCGGAATCGCGCCGAGCCTCGCGACTCGACCCGTCCGGTGAAGCACCCCCGCCCTGCGCGCCTGGCCGGCGCGTAGGCTGGCTCCGCACTCGATGATCACGTGCCTGGACGCTCCTGCGGTCCGACGATCGAGAGGCCGGTGGCCGGGTTCGCCGGTGAGGCGGCCGGCCGGACGACGGATGAAGGAGGCGGCGTCGGATGGGCGCAGATGCTCTGCGGTGG is from Streptomyces sp. NBC_01314 and encodes:
- a CDS encoding LysR family transcriptional regulator, whose protein sequence is MNQLETRELVYFVTVAETLHFGQAAERLGITQPPLSRAIAQLERRVGVPLLARTTRQVTLTAAGEVFLAECRTILAALDAAVRKARKAVEPQRVTIAARPAAAPGVLPALLAAGAQGPDGVLTDVVFTYDEIGALRDGTADVALMCQSVAVPGLELMELGPEWPVVLLPAGHPLADRPFLTLTEVEALPGYEAQLPNEALDTMVDRVALGRLVVVVGDSVSDRLGKSVRPVPVYGYPTTQLVLAWLPDTRSAVSHLTATAHTVMEQRPPRRPVLANTDPEGSADVEVSGDGGLERAAGWPTPAPAAP
- a CDS encoding NADP-dependent oxidoreductase, whose amino-acid sequence is MKAVQYQNYGGPEILDVVDVPDPKMFADLVLVRIEAAALNPADLAFQAGYADPVVDSLFPVTPGWDLAGVIEQTGPGTTGFRPGDEVIGFVRDKAMHYGTYAEKISAEPRQLVRKPRNLSWAQAAGLPVAGLTAYQAIVHSLQVTAGDTVLVHGAAGGVGHLAVQIAVARGARVIGTGSEAGHAFIESLGATPVRYGDELVEQVRKIAPDGVDAVLDTAGRGSLSTTREVAALGARVASITQSAAEYAGAIDVYLHLDGDDLTRLVELAEEGRLTVHVDRTFPLDQAAQAQQQLAGGHTRGKIILEIRTEV
- a CDS encoding SRPBCC domain-containing protein, producing MDNNPVITTVTDIASSPEEVWKVLTDFAGYARWHPDLSFVDVPAEVLPGTVLRARLSNGSEIDGEYDFTVLHYEAPRRLAWEGGIPGVVTGDHSFLLDPHDGGTRYKESEVFTGPAAVETVEPNRAKMEESGASYGRALKERLEAGH
- a CDS encoding NADPH-dependent F420 reductase; this translates as MNNTLGIIGSGNIGGAVARLAVNAGIDVVLSNSRGPETLRGLTDRLGPRARAATPAEAAAAGDWTVVAVPFSAVPHLPVDALAGKTVIDTNNYYRLRDGVIAELETGSLTAGELFQRYVPGARTVKTFNTIYFEHLVSLARPPGSPDRSALPISGDGYAAKESVTALLDRLGYDTVDAGASTESWRIQDGSPAYVLPYLSNPRLPFFRDPGKPADAKEIRTALEQAGSTPRFRTP
- a CDS encoding SDR family NAD(P)-dependent oxidoreductase, whose amino-acid sequence is MSVRALFDTAVDQLGGVDGLYNVGADASADVLGRDGDLLDMDPAVWRRTLEVNLIGFALTCRAALPLLLEQGRGAIVNTSSASAHVGDHQRAAYQTSKAGINALTRHVASRWGKQGIRCNCVSPGVVMTESAEKMALTPQALEFARMTIPSPRFGRPGDLAGAVAFLLSDDGEWINGQVWSINGGALLRE
- a CDS encoding ferredoxin; translation: MKLAVDEPKCVAAGQCVLIAPDVFDQREEDGVVVLLTEAPGVDQHQAVRESALACPAAAIHVA
- a CDS encoding TetR/AcrR family transcriptional regulator, whose product is MTTTRQNPPAGDRRVRRTHAALQGALIKLVEEQDLGQISVADVAEQAGVNRTTFYDHYQDVHELAEAACTSTIDTLIESLPALDPAPADPEADPARSLVAFFENLAEHAGLYRSLLGPQGSARVIDHIRGRISAAVHVAMRLNAGASPDSVAPTTDIPHDVPAVFTAGALLGVATDWLQRDSPRTPTEMAELTWPLLVAHHLADTQHAKT